The proteins below are encoded in one region of Saccopteryx leptura isolate mSacLep1 chromosome 1, mSacLep1_pri_phased_curated, whole genome shotgun sequence:
- the USP2 gene encoding ubiquitin carboxyl-terminal hydrolase 2 isoform X4, which produces MRTSYTVTLLEEGPATPFSALAKELRPRSPLSPSLLLSTFVGLLLNKAKNSKSAQGLAGLRNLGNTCFMNSILQCLSNTRELRDYCLQRLYLRDLSHSSSAHRALMEEFAKLIQSIWTSSLNDVVSPSEFKTQIQRYAPRFVGYNQQDAQEFLRFLLDGLHNEVNRVTVRPKANPENLDHLPDDEKGRQMWRKYLEREDSRIGDLFVGQLKSSLTCTDCGYCSTVFDPFWDLSLPITKRGYPEVTLMDCMRLFTKEDVLDGDEKPTCCRCRARKRCIKKFSIQRFPKILVLHLKRFSESRIRTSKLTTFVNFPLRDLDLREFASENTNHAVYNLYAVSNHSGTTMGGHYTAYCRSPATGEWHTFNDSSVTPMSSSQVRTSDAYLLFYELASPPSRM; this is translated from the exons ATGCGCACCTCTTACACCGTGACCCTGCTCGAGGAGGGCCCCGCCACCCCCTTTTCCGCCCTCGCCAAGGAGCTGCGGCCGcgctcccctctctccccttccctgctgCTCTCCACCTTCGTGGGGCTCCTGCTCAACAAAGCCAAG AATTCTAAGAGTGCCCAGGGTCTGGCCGGCCTTCGAAACCTTGGGAACACG TGCTTCATGAACTCCATTCTGCAGTGCCTGAGCAACACCCGGGAGCTGAGGGATTACTGCCTCCAGAGGCTCTACCTGCGGGATCTCAGCCACAGCAGCAGTGCACACAGGGCCCTCATGGAAG AGTTTGCAAAACTAATCCAGTCCATATGGACTTCATCTCTCAATGATGTGGTGAGCCCATCTGAGTTCAAGACCCAGATCCAGAGATACGCACCGCGCTTCGTCGGCTATAA TCAGCAGGATGCTCAAGAGTTCCTGCGCTTTCTTCTGGACGGGCTCCACAATGAGGTGAACCGCGTAACAGTGAGGCCCAAGGCCAATCCTGAGAACCTCGATCACCTTCC TGATGATGAGAAAGGGCGACAGATGTGGAGGAAATATCTAGAACGGGAAGACAGTCGGATTGGGG ATCTCTTTGTTGGGCAGCTGAAGAGCTCCCTGACGTGCACTGATTGTGGTTACTGTTCTACAGTCTTTGATCCCTTCTGGGACCTCTCACTGCCCATCACTAAG CGAGGTTATCCTGAGGTGACTTTAATGGACTGCATGAGGCTCTTCACCAAGGAAGATGTGCTTGATGGTGACGAAAAGCCT ACGTGCTGTCGCTGCCGAGCCAGAAAAAGGTGTATAAAGAAGTTCTCTATCCAGAGGTTCCCAAAGATCTTGGTGCTTC ATCTGAAGCGGTTCTCCGAATCCAGGATACGAACCAGCAAGCTCACAACATTTGTGAACTTCCCACTAAGAGATCTGGACTTGAGAGAGTTTGCTTCAGAAAACACCA ACCATGCTGTTTACAACCTATATGCTGTGTCCAATCACTCTGGAACCACCATGGGCGGCCACTATACAGCCTACTGCCGGAGTCCGGCAACAGGCGAATGGCACACCTTCAATGACTCCAG TGTCACACCCATGTCCTCCAGCCAAGTGCGCACCAGCGATGCCTATTTGCTCTTCTACGAATTGGCCAGTCCGCCCTCCCGTATGTAG
- the USP2 gene encoding ubiquitin carboxyl-terminal hydrolase 2 isoform X5 has product MLVPSSTRPTSEKKQNSKSAQGLAGLRNLGNTCFMNSILQCLSNTRELRDYCLQRLYLRDLSHSSSAHRALMEEFAKLIQSIWTSSLNDVVSPSEFKTQIQRYAPRFVGYNQQDAQEFLRFLLDGLHNEVNRVTVRPKANPENLDHLPDDEKGRQMWRKYLEREDSRIGDLFVGQLKSSLTCTDCGYCSTVFDPFWDLSLPITKRGYPEVTLMDCMRLFTKEDVLDGDEKPTCCRCRARKRCIKKFSIQRFPKILVLHLKRFSESRIRTSKLTTFVNFPLRDLDLREFASENTNHAVYNLYAVSNHSGTTMGGHYTAYCRSPATGEWHTFNDSSVTPMSSSQVRTSDAYLLFYELASPPSRM; this is encoded by the exons AATTCTAAGAGTGCCCAGGGTCTGGCCGGCCTTCGAAACCTTGGGAACACG TGCTTCATGAACTCCATTCTGCAGTGCCTGAGCAACACCCGGGAGCTGAGGGATTACTGCCTCCAGAGGCTCTACCTGCGGGATCTCAGCCACAGCAGCAGTGCACACAGGGCCCTCATGGAAG AGTTTGCAAAACTAATCCAGTCCATATGGACTTCATCTCTCAATGATGTGGTGAGCCCATCTGAGTTCAAGACCCAGATCCAGAGATACGCACCGCGCTTCGTCGGCTATAA TCAGCAGGATGCTCAAGAGTTCCTGCGCTTTCTTCTGGACGGGCTCCACAATGAGGTGAACCGCGTAACAGTGAGGCCCAAGGCCAATCCTGAGAACCTCGATCACCTTCC TGATGATGAGAAAGGGCGACAGATGTGGAGGAAATATCTAGAACGGGAAGACAGTCGGATTGGGG ATCTCTTTGTTGGGCAGCTGAAGAGCTCCCTGACGTGCACTGATTGTGGTTACTGTTCTACAGTCTTTGATCCCTTCTGGGACCTCTCACTGCCCATCACTAAG CGAGGTTATCCTGAGGTGACTTTAATGGACTGCATGAGGCTCTTCACCAAGGAAGATGTGCTTGATGGTGACGAAAAGCCT ACGTGCTGTCGCTGCCGAGCCAGAAAAAGGTGTATAAAGAAGTTCTCTATCCAGAGGTTCCCAAAGATCTTGGTGCTTC ATCTGAAGCGGTTCTCCGAATCCAGGATACGAACCAGCAAGCTCACAACATTTGTGAACTTCCCACTAAGAGATCTGGACTTGAGAGAGTTTGCTTCAGAAAACACCA ACCATGCTGTTTACAACCTATATGCTGTGTCCAATCACTCTGGAACCACCATGGGCGGCCACTATACAGCCTACTGCCGGAGTCCGGCAACAGGCGAATGGCACACCTTCAATGACTCCAG TGTCACACCCATGTCCTCCAGCCAAGTGCGCACCAGCGATGCCTATTTGCTCTTCTACGAATTGGCCAGTCCGCCCTCCCGTATGTAG